The Biomphalaria glabrata chromosome 6, xgBioGlab47.1, whole genome shotgun sequence genomic interval agtctttcagttttctcacctatcttggattttgggctcctgtattaactgaaattaatgatgcgcaagtctaccttcaaaaacaaggattgtctattcgagactgctcactcaaactaaaaacattagagacatttttaagtagtaatcgagaggacatcgctgaagccagcattacctttgccgaaagcgtgtgctcagatctgagaatcagtacagaacctcaaaaacgtgTAAGCCATAAgtaaaagatgcctggtgagaaaagtgactactctgtacttacacacaaagaagagctacgaagggaaatttattctaccttggacaggattgttcaagaaataatcacccgatttgAGCAACTTCATGttgtagcagatagatatgaatttttgtcgccttcccagctattagatcctcaggtcgaaatcaatctcgatagtactcctagcgacattgataaaaaaacgaatttctgctggagcgaaagaggcttcaacggtttgtcacagtttcatcagaagcctccgaacttcCCAAACAAGGACATGtgagctcttgaattttataaaaaaaaatatcagctagatgattcagtcacaaatatcgtcatcatgattcgcatattttttattattgcgataagcgtcgctacatgcgagagaagtttttccaaactgaaactgatcaagaattacttgcgatcaacgatgacaaatttacgtctcactaatttggccattttgttcattgaacaagagctggtggaaaaaattgatttcgataaaataattgatacttttgccggcaagaaagcgcgtaaaattcatttgtagtatgtttatgtaaagtgattttttgaattaacaatatttgattaatgaatgcatataattattttgaacaaaaacgtaaggttttgcaatgttattatttagttagctttttttttttgggggggggggggcatcaagatgaggtaaagcaccaggcatcatatactctagctacgccactggaagagggggtttatcgcaaattttagaggggggttttaaaattaaaatcttccttaactgtgatcttggaattaggggattttcttttgcattttttttttgttttgttttatagaagagaggagttaactgcaaaaaccccaggtagggggtttaaaactcaaaacccctggtagggggtttaaaactcaaaacccctggtagggttttttaaTCTCgaaccctctggtaggggtttttaaactcaataccccctggtagggggttttaaactcaaaacccctatggttgtgctggggcaagtgatggtttattagtattaaaatctcacctaaaataaacaaaaaatcagtcactaaattccaatccccccccccaccggctacgcccatgatatatatatatatatgtatatatgcaaGCCTACTCGCATAtgtgcatagggttagggttatttatttcttttaagctcGCGATATTCGGCACAAACTGGATTATTCAGTCTTCACTCTAGAGCGTACACACGTGGATCAAATTAgagctagctagatctagatctaaatctgttaaGTTATTAGTTATACTACAAGTTATAGAGCTATAGtcactctagactctagtctaggtctagtcaatctagactttcattaatataatagatctattataaataattatatgagCTGTACTTCTTGATATCAATACGTAACCGTATGTTCTTCAACTCATGGCAGCAGCCATGGAAATTCAATTGGAATGGTCGTAACTTATAAGTTAAAGTCTTAAGCCTATCACTATTATCACAAGTACAGATCATCATCAGATGACGAATCTCTAAGTACtctaacactactaacagatctaatctagatagtagattaggtctagacttagaatagatttagatttatagatatatcagaatatatctagataatctagaatgctaagactaagaatctatgtctagatctagagtctagagatagATCTCTCAAGActagttttattataatatctaatagtagtaataggctactagatctagtacgatataatattattaatatatatattatatctagacttgagacctattaaatctagatctagctagacgaCTTAACTTAagtgattaacatgcatgcattatgactagatttactatttagaatagattctagatctagattctagaatctaccaCGACACCACGAAATGCATCTGCAGCATAgaattagattagatttagttaAGGACTTACTAGATCTTAAAGCTAAATCTACTaccttttattttaactttcaggtcagaatattagatctagtctgtatgCCTATCTAGTCACATAATTAACTGTAAActaatacttagacttaggACTTTGGACACTTtggtatattaatataataattattatactcATAGTACTcatactcatatatatatatagattttagttctattctaattcaaatattttgaggTTAGAAAAAATTGACCTAGACTTGTAAGATATACTAAGACTtagtaaacttagatctagatctaataaaagatagtctagaatagtctagattctaaaatctagttgttattagaaaatttagtagatatagaataatatttaattaatatattgttaatacagactaatctttaattttttcataCTATAGGCGATAGGTCATTTAGAttaaataattctagatctagtaactagttataGTCATAGACCTATAGACttataatcttataatatagatatttactttGTAGAGACTAATGTAcaatattaggcctacactCCAGATCTtgaaaatctagtctagagtttagaatgtttaaatttacacaaataaataaaatcaaacgtttatattggttttaaaatcagATATTGAATCATATTGAGATATGTCtagaaaaatatgtatatatatatatatatatatagtatatctatattaggGGCCTATATATAATAGACTAATGCCACTAACGGCTAACCCTATAGCTGCTATAGACTATAGccctatattgtttttgttttttttttttaaatgttccttcagagttgaagatatctACTTGGTAGTCTAAACCTCAAAGGAGCTTAGGGAAGTGATGGCAGTTGCAGGGTATGAACCAGACGACCATGCAGAGACCAACGAGGCGACCAAACAGTCCATCGTGCATACCACATAACCAGGTCCAGGTAGCGTTACATCTTTATTCACCAATACTCAATGTCTCAATAtatgttagattttattttttgtaaattttaaagacTCTAGGCTCTATGTAAtagaattaaatagatctatacagatctagaaattctagatctataaactagacatagattcatagatctagattatatttagatctagctagaatatctagaggtcttaatactaattattatattataaatttttcTACAATTTGATCTAGGATTCATTCTATAGGCTTAGCTAAGGCttaggctttttaaaatttcattgtgtggatactgttaaagaaaaaatacagtCTCATCGTTAGGCTATAGCAACAGTTTTTCTTATACACCATACCATAAACATTTCAGGATTTgtctttattgtaatttttttttttttttttttttagaatgccaGTTTTCTTTAAGGGCAGCTGACAATAAGAATTGTCTATGTATGCACTACAGATGctgttcaatatcttttcatgaGGAAGCCTGCTCAAAAAGGTACGaagaataaatttttctttaagattactgatcagtgaccccccccccccccctccccccaaaccaaatgaaaattttaatgagatcaaatcgattaaataaaaaaaatgtaaaataaatgttaatcttGTGAAACAATGTTCGAGAGCAATATCTTCagctttttgtaatttcactgagatttaagttcattattaatttgcataaaaaattataatgaacatttatacaatgaaaatagGGCCTACATAGGATTGTTTTTGACCTAATGTCATTATATAGCAACAATCCTTCTTGTATACCTTATcttaaacattttgtgttttgcctctattgtaatattatttttttttgcattctttaaacattttttatgtttttatttatttatttttttatttttttttaacagatcgcCACATTTTCTTTAGGGGAAGTTGACATTAATCTTTTAGGTTAATAATAACCTATGCATGCAGTACAGATGCTGTTCATCATCTTTTCATAAGCAAGCCTGCTCAAGAAGGTAagaattaaattttgcttttagaTTACTGATCAGCAATCTGAAAGTAAATTGTTAATGGGATGGAAttgattaaatgtaaataaagaaatgctatcctaattttgaaatatgctggttgtggttttttttttagttatgttttttttaagtttcactgtgataattgtttattttaattctagaataacttttcagccaacttatttttaaaattaccataGAACTCTAATTACAACAGAATATAGTTGTATTAGTAAGAGCCTGTgataaagttaatataaataaattggacaaaatataatattgaatgaaTTGAAGCCTAGCTCGATCTAGTCTGCCATTGCACTTTTAGCATAGTCAAATACCAGTGCCACATTTGCTGACACCAAttcataacatttaatttaaggaGAAGATTGAActccaaattttgaaataccattaatttttgtgttgcttAATAGGCTTTAGAAGCAACCTAATTTTTGAGCACCGTTTATCATCAAGGGCTGGAAATATAACCGTTAAATAGTATGTCCACATAGATAAATGTAAGGTCTTCTGATGTTTAATTGttagattctttttattattattacagcttGAAGGTAGTTTTATTACATgactataatatttatttgtttgtttgttccagcTGCTGTATGGAAgtcaaaatatgaattattgcCACCAGTCTTGAAGTCAGCTTGTAAAGAATGCTAAGAATTGAATGAAAATGctgtcttgatatcttgtttgtgctgttatatttgtcttttgtgttggttaattattccatgaataaaaaataaaaaaaagttaattgtgtAAGTTTGATTTAAGAATAAATGATCAGAGCATGCAAGTCTTATATAGTACGTTAccaaaaattgtattgtttgatAGTGTTCAAacccaaaaatgtaatttaacttgtccattactttataaatatgttgacattatagctagatgtatatagaaatcatgcactgattcaattattataatttccaaataattctattgctagatctaaatcatcagTGTGAAAGTAGACCTATGTAAAAGGTTAAAAATCTCATACTAAACCATTGAGCTGCATTTGAACAAAAAGggcattataaacaaaaaatcactaatgaatttgttttaaactacagtattgaaaaacattaaagattattactaattaagccataataaaatttaatgactgaacCATCGGAGACAGTATTTGCATGATAATACCTAATTgagccctaataaatatttcagttactaaaccattagggccagcatcggaccgataatggcacaataagggttatccctaattgaaccctaattaatatttcaattactaaaccattagggccagcattggaccgataatggcacaataagggatatccctaattgaaccctaataaatatttcagttactaaaccattagggccagcattggaccgataatggcacaataagggttatccctaattgaaccctaataaatatttcagttactaaaccattcaggccagcatcggaccgatattggcacaataagggttatccctaattaaaccccaatgaaaatctcagttactaaaccattggggCTAGTATGGGCTTGATTAGGGCGCGATTCTGGAAATCCCCAATGAATCCGGAAGTGGGTTTACCCATTCTGGGCCGATATTGGCACGATTAGGGTTGCCCGTATTGGTCCCTTATGGGAACCTAATGACGCCAATATGCAAACGGTATGCGCGCCCATTAGGGCGCGATTTGGGCTATTTAGGGCTGCAATTAGGGCAAAGGGGGATAACCCTAATTAAAACTGATACTGGGCCGTAATGGGCATGTTtatagggtttactgggcgttagggttttgaaaaaaaaatcgcccccccctccaAAGGTCTGTAAAAatcgcaccccccccccactccaaaggtCTGGATCTAAGCTATTATATAGAGtctatatcctatactcttaagcgagcaattcttgtatgtatgtatgtatgtatgtatatatatttatatatatatataaattttatttcgaaaacggctctaacgattttttttaaaagttcacggtatgtgcataatagtgagaaaaaaattctcaactcattggccacatcgggaaaactcgaggtcgaccgttatatcggtttgaaaatgcctcattatcgaaaaattaattttggctagaatgttttatgaatgaaaattttccatgacgtaaacgggaaaaacgctgcatACGTAACTAGGCTtatcgcagtacactaaaatatttctttgcaaacaagaacaagttttaaagaaccattagacctaattaaacatttgcgcaccatcttactgtagattgatttattatagaactatgaaagaaaagtaatgaaattaaatgtgccgatgtatgattagttattgtgttttaagtgcttaataaattgtttactctttaattgcgtagagtggtgtagataccttttacattgttgtttattttgctggtgacctccagctgtctcgtcctaaagccgcatgcaaccaggtgctctcttctatgtcagctaaggcaagttggcgcctaaactggtcttttaagcgttacggtgttacgtcgaccactttttagctcaccaaaaaagactgcctttggcatgcgttcgtctgagattcgtctcccatacaggatactgctctgtccagcgtaactgtcggacttaaagaattccatctatacaaaggacgcggatacacatttgagaccaaaataaaatctgctgccgaggacagacgcagacgctaaaagaaagtCTTAATCGATCaacgcggacaatggttatgcttgccctgtatgtggcaaaatatgtaggtcacagctgcaatcctcattaattttcggactcgaagacaagccttattattattattattttgctggtgaattattaccatgtgttcatgcttcggtgtctactgtcctgtaccaaaacaaaggaaatggtcataacacagcttctctgcgccttacttgcgaacttcttatagtcccacagtcaggctgggcagggcacgtatcccgtatgggggacgaacatatttttcggcgtaacagaggtgccccacggaaacgtttctttagaaaactaatgcaatgatttaagcctattaagaaaaaatttgccattttactttgtcacaaagtgcctattttaccctataacgtagagatttgcgccacttgatgtttcgtactaaagccataatgaatgtatactaattccataattaaatgtctgaacgtaaccatctgagaagtaacactgcaaagactttcttccaagccaataatagtaggcctacaatagttttacgcaaaagatggattgtaaaactataagacggatgtgagatgtggttggtctagactataggaggacttaagagactttatatttaatcgccatgtgcaattacatttagaactaacagaacactaaagcaactcttcagattagtagtctttatctgatcgttcattttcgtaattacaacaatagcccaatagttttacgcgaaagaagcaacgtaaaacgttaagacgtgagctgtggttttctataggcctactgttggggggactttctattcaaatcgccatgtactattacattgagaactgacagaacgaaaaagctaCTCTTCGGATTGAGTCTTTACccatcgttcattttcgtaattacaacaatattcccaaaatgacttcgggtatatatccttccttcacaaattattcatccgagcgaggctcggtcacctgatattctaatttaatttgtgtttagaaaataattttcaattaataaaacaactatATTGGCAAATGCATTATCTGCCCTTGTTTTTTGACTTATGGGAAGGGAATTTTATGCAACTTCCGTTTAACTTAATAACAGCCTGTAACTTACTCCTGTTTATTCACATGTTTTTTGGCgaaatagattatagatctagatctacttctatttGAATATCTTTCTATCGTAAGAAATGCCTAAAAATAAAGGTTTGAAAAGAAACAACGTTTActcttttttagatctagaatagataatCTAGATAAGATTAGTTAGTCTAGGATTTTTCTACATGCGAAGTTCACACAAGACACAGGAGACGAGTGacttgtgtgtctgtgtgacttaggagtctagatctagtacttagtCTAGTTACACTTAGTGACGTTAGTCAGAAGTATATGATTTGTTTGGTatattactactagatctatatatataatatttactttTATGCCGCAACGCAATTCCACCGTCAAtttgtgattttattttttgtttataaaaatgttactcattaatattaattagtctagacttgaaatttaaaaataagataaactagatctataaacatttctagaatttagatctagactctagacatcACATTCACATTCTCACATTGGCTTTTTAGGGGtagatttataatttaataaatttaagttTAACTAATTTAAGATTGTCACTACTACTTGAAACAGTACTACACTACAGTCACTAGTCGGGACTAGTCTGTGACACTGACTAGTCTCTAATACTTAATACACTATCATTTTATTATAGAATCTTATACCTGAACACCAACTTTcaggaactagatctaggtcaaatttgtattttttttttttgggaatttggtgaaggtttaatttacaaaaaaactgaaagcagactcttcttcttctactaatagtaatagacaATAAAAATAGTCATTTAAGCTTTTAGTTTTGCCCCTAATTatgaaatacaatatttttttgagagttaataataaatatttttatttattacataaatagtCGTAAACACAAGTGGTGTTGTATCGACGCGCTAGCGTGTAAAtgtacatattattattataataccaTGCCAATATGTTCTTTAATTATTGAAATCTATTTAtctgaataaaaaacaaattatacaaaGATTAAAGTCAAATCAGTTACATAGATATGGTATGTGTGGTCCAGAGGTGTTAGAAGAAGTagtgtgtagtggcggctctACATTTAATGTGGTTGGTCCTCTTGGATTCTCTAGATCTTGTGGTTGTTCGTAGATGTCATTAGGAAAGTCATAATTATTATCCAATCTATTTATTTTCTCTGTAGGCTTTcctgtttcttctgtagaccttatttccacttttgatATTATAGGAtctttgtttagaatgtttaagAACTACTGTTCCTGGTTCCAACTtgaattaagttgcattctgactgtCAATCCATCTTGGTGGAATAAATAGCTGTGCCTGCCTATAAAAATCAATGtgtaccaagcagtggttctctcaacccttctatgtggatctgagacatgggtattagACAGAAAGCAATTAAGACTACTTGAACACTTTCACTGAAGATGCTTGCgttccatcatggacatacagtGGCAAGACTGCACTAGAAAAAAGCAAAGTCCTTGTGAAcaccggtatggacagtatagagggacttcttatggtccgcgagttacgctgggcagggcatgtatcCTGTAaaccaaaagcagtcttttttttttttttttggtgagctaaaaggtggttggtGTAACAGAGATACCCCTaggaaatgctttaaagaatTGTCTTAGTTGACataaaagagagcacctgggccgcaggatacacatttgagatcaaAAGAAAATATGCTGTAATTATAAGTTACAATTTATCAAAATCACATGCATTTATGTTAACAGCTATTTTCATtaactcaaatttaaaaaataaagaatacaaaatataatatgcatataatgatatccattttttgttttcaattaatGCAGGTAAGGGAGGTAAAAACAGAAGAAGAGGTAAGAacgaaaatgaaaatgaaaaaagagaATTGATCTTCAAGGAAGAAGGTCAAGAATATGCCCAAGTCACAAAGATGTTGGGTAATGGTAGGTTAGAGGCCATGTGTTTTGATGGAGTCAAAAGATTATGTCACATTAGAGGAAAGCTAAGAAAAAAGGTATTTCTACAATTTGCTGGGTTGAtgcaaattattatatttttgttatatcaCTTTCTTTCAACCTGTTTATCATGACATTAATTTGattctaaaattttaaagaCACATCTCTTTCTTATCCTCAATTTACCTTATATAGTGATGGGAATTtctaaaaaatgttcagaagTTTTGCATGTAGATGTGGTATACAGCTCCTGgcagatattttattttactatctgGCTCCAGCCATATATCAGAAGTTTTATTTGGTGCACCCCTAgaatagacacacacaaaaaataacaaaactatgCAGGcaaacttatctaaaatttgaaaaagtaGGTTTTAATGTAGTGAAACATGGTTTATCTGCACTCATTGGGGAGCAAGTTTTAAACCTTTGACACATATACTAAGAAGGCCATAAGTTTTGAGGGGAAAGTGCAGCACAACTAGAAGAGATGAGTCCATGGATTGTAGGGCTCTCCAGGGTACATATGGAGTTCCTATAGGTACAAGGGTATTTCATCATTGTTGAGGCACAAGGAGAATACATTTCACATTCTTATTGGTCAGTGTTAGTATTTCAACATTCAAAATTCTTGTTTAATCTGAAAGGAAATTAAACTACATTTGACTCTTGATAGCCTGATAGCTATGTGATAAGGAGGTGGAAGTGTTGGATTACCAAAGCTTAGCTGTAGATCAAAGAATTTAATCATAGTTTTCAAGAAAATTGTACTCATGATGTAATAAGaaactagtatttttttttttttttagatttttaagggtataaaataaacaatggacaaaaaaaatattgatttaaaaaaaaaaaaagacatactatagctacattctaaaaatattcATACTTCTACAATATACATTAATTACAGTCTGTTGTGTTATGGAGTCTCAGACACTGAAGAGTCAACTGTAATGTTTATAGCTTTTAATTAATGGGAAGTTATCATTTACTTTGGCCTTTTGGGTTTTGACATGTATATTTCTTAAAAGATtagaaaatgactaaaaaaccACAGTGACCATCATTTGTGACAAACATATATGCTTTTTGACCTTAAGACATTTGCCAGTTGGACTATGTTTTGATCCTTTCATCTTCACTGCAAATATTTCACTTACACTGTGAGAATGCATATTTACAACCACTAGCTCATACGTGAAAGTCAATAAGATTCTGAAGATCTTAAATTAATGATCTAAGGCTGCAATTtagagtttaattttttttataaatttttttttacagctgcCCTATCAATAACTAAATACTCATTTTCATTCTGTTTCTCCGCTCTAGGTTTGGATCAATGGTGGTGACATCATTTTACTTGGTCTCAGGGACTATCAAGACACAAAAGCTGATGTGATCTTAAAGTACACAGCAGATGAAGCTCGTAACTTGAAAGCTTATGGAGAGCTTCCAGATTCTGGTAATAGATTCAGTATTCAGCTTTATCTCTATTCATTTTATgatctatatagatattttaACTAAAAACTTATATTGCAATCTAGTgatcatttttgtgtttttatttctacagCTAAAATCAATGAAAACAACTATGATGAtgagattgatgaaaacattacCTTTGATggttttgatgatgatgatgatgaagatgacaTTGATGAAGTATGTATAAATCTattgttacatttttgtttgttggaATGTTCATGTCTCTTGTTTCTATGACCAACTTGTTTGTGTCTTTGTTAAATTATGCCCTTAAAATACAACAAATACTTGTGATAAGACTGTCATTAGACTAAGATCTATACCATACTAGATCAAATCacaaagatttattattgttagtctagatctgttctagatctgttacaaatttaattaaatgactgatccaaattaatagatacacttaatataagctttgttgttttttttttttttgcttattgtCCCAACCAATCAGTTACACTGAATTTActaatttgaaaagaaaaaaataaatatgacaCGAAGTCAATGTCAAATAATACAAATCTAGTTTAAAATTGATAATTTAAATGCTGGttcttatatttattagtaAATGTATGCATAATTTGTATTTATCTGCTCCTTGCTcctgaaatcaaatattttctcCTGAAAAACTagtctcagaatggtgggggaacccaAGAGAATTATGAAAAATCATTTAGtgtt includes:
- the LOC106078795 gene encoding eukaryotic translation initiation factor 1A, X-chromosomal-like; amino-acid sequence: MPKNKGKGGKNRRRGKNENENEKRELIFKEEGQEYAQVTKMLGNGRLEAMCFDGVKRLCHIRGKLRKKVWINGGDIILLGLRDYQDTKADVILKYTADEARNLKAYGELPDSAKINENNYDDEIDENITFDGFDDDDDEDDIDEI